One Spea bombifrons isolate aSpeBom1 chromosome 1, aSpeBom1.2.pri, whole genome shotgun sequence DNA window includes the following coding sequences:
- the PXN gene encoding paxillin isoform X2 produces MDDLDALLADLESTTSHISKRPVFLSEETPYSFPSGYSTYQEISVPPVPTSEALNGTVNDSIDSWKSNSSKYIQQQSPLYSSPASKESVASPGVGEEEHVYSFPNKQRSAEPSPTVMSSSLGSNLSELDRLLLELNAVQQVPSGSLSADDLSRNLSEPVVPAPLYAASDSSITSSMKNVPPTKEKPKRNGARGIEDVRPSVESLLDELESSVPSPVPSITVPQGDMNHSHRVTPSQQQQQTRISASSATRELDELMASLSDFKFMAQGKSVSSSPPSATPKPGSQLDNMLGSLQSDLNKLGVATVAKGVCGACKKPIAGQVVTAMGKTWHPEHFVCTHCQEEIGSRNFFERDGQPYCEKDYHNLFSPRCFYCNGPILDKVVTALDRTWHPEHFFCAQCGAFFGPEGFHERDGKAYCRKDYFDMFAPKCGGCTHAILENYISALNTLWHPECFVCRECFTPFINGSFFEHDGQPYCEVHYHERRGSLCSGCQKPITGRCITAMGKKFHPEHFVCAFCLKQLNKGTFKEQNDKPYCQNCFVKLFC; encoded by the exons ACGCGTTACTGGCGGACCTGGAATCCACCACCTCTCATATCTCCAAGCGCCCTGTGTTTTTATCAGAAGAGACTCCATATTCTTTTCCGAGTGGCTATAGCACATATCAGGAGATCTCAGTGCCACCTGTCCCCACCAGCGAAGCTCTCAATGGGACTGTAAATGACTCGATTGATTCCTGGAAAAGCAATTCCTCCAAATACATCCAGCAGCAG AGCCCTCTGTACAGTTCCCCTGCCAGCAAGGAGAGTGTGGCATCCCCTGGTGTTGGAGAAGAAGAGCATGTGTACAG TTTCCCCAACAAACAGAGATCTGCAGAGCCGTCTCCCACTGTCATGAGCTCATCTCTGGGCAGCAACTTGTCTGAGCTGGACCGTCTTCTTCTGGAACTTAATGCTGTGCAACAAGTCCCATCAGGCAGCCTGTCTGCAG ATGATCTGAGCCGAAACTTATCTGAACCTGTAGTGCCTGCACCTCTATACGCTGCCTCAGACAGCAGTATCACATCAAGTATGAAAAATGTGCCAcccacaaaggaaaagccaaagCGTAATGGTGCTCGAGGAATAGAGGATGTCCGTCCAAGTGTGGAGAGTCTTCTGGATGAACTGGAAAGCTCTGTACCAAGTCCAGT CCCATCAATAACGGTGCCCCAGGGAGATATGAACCACTCTCACAGAGTCACACCtagccagcagcagcagcagacccGAATCTCTGCTTCCTCTGCTACCCGTGAGCTGGATGAACtaatggcctctctctctgATTTTAAG TTCATGGCGCAGGGCAAGTCTGTGAGCAGCTCGCCCCCCTCTGCTACTCCCAAACCAGGCAGTCAACTAGACAACATGTTGGGCAGTCTGCAGTCTGATCTCAACAAACTGGGGGTGGCCACGGTGGCCAAAGGAGTGTGTGGTGCCTGCAAAAAACCCATTGCTGGTCAG GTTGTTACAGCGATGGGCAAGACTTGGCACCCTGAACACTTTGTCTGCACGCACTGCCAGGAGGAGATCGGCTCTCGGAACTTCTTTGAGCGAGATGGGCAGCCTTACTGTGAGAAGGACTATCACAACCTCTTCTCTCCCCGCTGTTTCTACTGCAATGGCCCCATCTTGGAT AAAGTAGTAACTGCTTTGGATCGAACATGGCATCCAGAACATTTCTTCTGCGCACAGTGTGGTGCTTTCTTTGGACCAGAAG GTTTCCATGAGAGGGATGGGAAAGCCTACTGTCGCAAGGATTACTTTGATATGTTTGCTCCCAAGTGCGGTGGATGTACTCATGCCATCTTGGAGAACTACATCTCTGCTCTGAATACACTATGGCATCCAGAGTGCTTTGTCTGCAGG GAATGTTTTACCCCCTTCATCAATGGGAGCTTCTTTGAACATGATGGGCAGCCATACTGTGAGGTGCATTATCATGAGCGCCGTGGCTCTCTCTGCTCTGGATGCCAGAAGCCTATCACTGGTCGCTGCATCACTGCGATGGGAAAGAAGTTTCACCCGGAGCACTTTGTATGTGCGTTTTGCCTGAAGCAACTAAATAAAGGAACATTCAAGGAGCAGAATGACAAGCCTTACTGTCAGAACTGCTTTGTGAAGCTTTTCTGTTAA
- the PXN gene encoding paxillin isoform X1, whose protein sequence is MDDLDALLADLESTTSHISKRPVFLSEETPYSFPSGYSTYQEISVPPVPTSEALNGTVNDSIDSWKSNSSKYIQQQSPLYSSPASKESVASPGVGEEEHVYSFPNKQRSAEPSPTVMSSSLGSNLSELDRLLLELNAVQQVPSGSLSADDLSRNLSEPVVPAPLYAASDSSITSSMKNVPPTKEKPKRNGARGIEDVRPSVESLLDELESSVPSPVPSITVPQGDMNHSHRVTPSQQQQQTRISASSATRELDELMASLSDFKTCHTFSEPVSEVCKSSLSQSSPQHSLCNTPLCTVSSNGIHVLPSCSPPVLLHIDEEERPISVTSLSKGPTPFIYRTAKDSGFMQANNIQSVTNTESASCPNMNPTLLGFERMSELKQDQRREDDYPQVYTYQPIMYGRNKSNLMEQKGNMNLDLKLNSLSDAKDVQYSVWENIDITGTDGEDVEKNGHCGLDSLGEQVVSRSSDDSGGHQITHSTLPDLKPIGQSWTKESQQTLVPEISARERISASRQMKSVIKRTKETANVHPMSRDLSPRRKFGPAIYNKSPTQDRLIEELHGRFGIEKQETCKTPEDNWLTEGVIITSRPSKHTELEEQRIEKIIIPPDSPQLMRKILPVTSPGIVQRTKLVTQSTSPAQPSSFPPPPPPPLPPLSTSLSSPVLSVPSQPWPAWSRSSDDYQDLSKGVAAQEGCPPPGPEGTLARWTNSTSAMGTLPPSRPCISVGCQTDDNPLFPPIQA, encoded by the exons ACGCGTTACTGGCGGACCTGGAATCCACCACCTCTCATATCTCCAAGCGCCCTGTGTTTTTATCAGAAGAGACTCCATATTCTTTTCCGAGTGGCTATAGCACATATCAGGAGATCTCAGTGCCACCTGTCCCCACCAGCGAAGCTCTCAATGGGACTGTAAATGACTCGATTGATTCCTGGAAAAGCAATTCCTCCAAATACATCCAGCAGCAG AGCCCTCTGTACAGTTCCCCTGCCAGCAAGGAGAGTGTGGCATCCCCTGGTGTTGGAGAAGAAGAGCATGTGTACAG TTTCCCCAACAAACAGAGATCTGCAGAGCCGTCTCCCACTGTCATGAGCTCATCTCTGGGCAGCAACTTGTCTGAGCTGGACCGTCTTCTTCTGGAACTTAATGCTGTGCAACAAGTCCCATCAGGCAGCCTGTCTGCAG ATGATCTGAGCCGAAACTTATCTGAACCTGTAGTGCCTGCACCTCTATACGCTGCCTCAGACAGCAGTATCACATCAAGTATGAAAAATGTGCCAcccacaaaggaaaagccaaagCGTAATGGTGCTCGAGGAATAGAGGATGTCCGTCCAAGTGTGGAGAGTCTTCTGGATGAACTGGAAAGCTCTGTACCAAGTCCAGT CCCATCAATAACGGTGCCCCAGGGAGATATGAACCACTCTCACAGAGTCACACCtagccagcagcagcagcagacccGAATCTCTGCTTCCTCTGCTACCCGTGAGCTGGATGAACtaatggcctctctctctgATTTTAAG ACCTGTCATACATTTTCTGAGCCCGTTTCTGAAGTATGTAAAAGCAGTCTTTCCCAGTCGTCCCCCCAACACTCTCTGTGCAACACTCCATTGTGTACTGTGTCGAGTAATGGAATCCATGTTCTGCCAAGCTGCAGTCCTCCTGTCCTATTGCACATTGATGAGGAGGAGCGTCCCATTTCAGTAACGTCTTTAAGCAAAGGACCTACCCCATTCATTTATAGAACAGCAAAGGACTCTGGGTTTATGCAGGCCAATAACATTCAGTCAGTAACCAACACAGAGAGTGCATCCTGTCCAAATATGAACCCAACTTTATTAGGATTTGAGAGAATGTCTGAACTGAAACAAGATCAGAGAAGAGAAGATGATTACCCTCAAGTATATACTTATCAGCCTATAATGTATGGCCGTAACAAGTCAAACCTGATGGAACAAAAAGGGAATATGAATTTGGACCTAAAGTTAAATAGTCTATCAGATGCCAAAGATGTACAGTACTCAGTCTGGGAAAATATAGATATCACTGGAACAGATGGAGAGGACGTTGAAAAGAATGGTCACTGTGGTTTGGACTCCCTCGGTGAGCAAGTGGTCAGCAGGTCCAGTGATGACAGCGGTGGCCATCAAATTACACACTCTACTCTGCCTGACTTAAAACCCATCGGACAGTCTTGGACAAAGGAATCGCAGCAGACGTTGGTTCCAGAGATCTCAGCACGAGAGAGGATCTCAGCTTCTCGGCAG ATGAAATCTGTTATTAAAAGAACTAAAGAAACTGCCAATGTGCACCCAATGTCTCGGGACCTTTCCCCTCGGCGGAAGTTTGGGCCAGCCATATACAACAAGAGCCCCACTCAAGACCGTCTCATTGAAGAGCTGCATGGACGGTTTGGGATAGAAAAGCAAGAAACATGCAAGACCCCAGAGGATAACTGGCTGACAGAAGGGGTCATTATTACGTCCCGGCCTTCTAAACACACGGAGCTGGAAGAGCAGAGGATTGAAAAG ATAATTATACCTCCAGATTCTCCACAGCTCATGAGAAAAATCCTCCCTGTTACTTCTCCTGGCATTGTACAGAGAACCAAGCTAGTGACACAATCTACATCCCCAGCACAGCCTTCTTctttccctcctcctcctcccccaccTTTACCTCCTCTGTCGACTTCCCTGTCTTCTCCTGTCCTAAGTGTACCTTCTCAGCCATGGCCCGCCTGGAGCAGATCCAGTGATGATTATCAGGATCTGTCTAAGGGTGTTGCTGCTCAAGAAGGCTGTCCACCTCCTGGTCCTGAAGGCACTCTTGCTCGTTGGACCAACTCTACCTCTGCAATGGGAACGTTGCCTCCTTCCAGGCCCTGCATCTCAGTTGGCTGCCAAACAGACGACAACCCACTCTTTCCACCAATTCAGGCATGA